The Dioscorea cayenensis subsp. rotundata cultivar TDr96_F1 chromosome 19, TDr96_F1_v2_PseudoChromosome.rev07_lg8_w22 25.fasta, whole genome shotgun sequence genome includes a window with the following:
- the LOC120250075 gene encoding uncharacterized protein LOC120250075, which produces MACINMYNSGQEHHHQGGIPMSPRISFSNDFVVEQAAAISSVPKLSPSPGDPDFEFSVGSRPMMAADELFFKGRLVPLREHCIMPRTTTLRDELLAGDEDDADVWGSTSRPMKSIKWKELLGLKKQGGHYGNKKQEMKSTIEGGTCRVDEGGKTILQEEED; this is translated from the exons ATGGCTTGTATCAACATGTACAACAGTGGGCAAGAGCATCATCACCAAGGAGGCATTCCCATGAGCCCTAGGATCTCCTTCTCCAATGACTTTGTAGTTGAGCAGGCTGCTGCCATTTCATCAGTGCCGAAGCTTTCGCCTTCTCCGGGGGACCCAGACTTTGAGTTCTCAGTCGGCAGCCGGCCAATGATGGCTGCTGATGAATTGTTTTTCAAAGGGAGATTAGTACCACTCAGAGAACATTGCATCATGCCAAGAACCACCACCTTACGTGATGAACTGCTCGctggagatgaagatgatgctgaTGTTTGGGGATCGACATCGAGGCCGATGAAGTCTATCAAGTGGAAGGAGCTTCTAGGGTTGAAGAAGCAAGGGGGGCATTATGGGAATAAGAAGCAGGAGATGAAAAGTACTATTGAGGGAGGAACATGTAGGGTTGATGAAGGTGGCAAGACTATACTGCag GAGGAGGAGGACTGA